The genomic window TTATTGGCAATTACTGAAACTAATGATCCTCATATTCTCTCTCTTTATGACACCGAAGCAGAAAACCAAAGAATTCAAATCTTTGAAGAATACGCCAATGGTGGCCTTGAACAATTACAAGAAGAATTAAAAGGCATTGTAGATTATTCAGAGCATTTATTATTATTGTTGAATTTAGAAAGATTCCCCAATAATACCACAGAAGAGGAATTTGATTTAACTCGATTTCTTTGAAAAATGGACTTTATTTTTTGATGATTATTCTTCTATTTTGATGATCAATAATCAGAGTATTTGTTGTATTTAATAATTATTTTAAGAAAAATAATGAATCCCAAAGAGAACAAAAAAGAATTGAGACAAAAAATAATAAAAAAACGAGAGAAATTATCAAAAATAGATTGGATGAATAAGAGCAATAAACTGTGTGAAAATCTACAAAATTATCCTTTATTGCAAAAATCTAAAACGATTCTAGCTTACTTTTCAGTTCGCCAAGAACCTAATTTAATTTCCCTATTTTCAACTGACTATAATTGGGGGTTTCCTCGCTGTGTAAAAAAGTCTTTAATCTGGCATTCTTGGCGCAGAGAAGATCCGCTTATACCTGGGAAATATGGCATTTTAGAACCGGCTGCGAATGCGCCTATTTTAACCCCTGAAAAAGTTGATTTAATCCTTGTTCCTGCTGTGGCTTGTGATTACAATGGTTATCGCTTAGGCTATGGTGGAGGTTTCTATGATCGCTTCTTAAATTCTCCTCAATGGCATTCTATTCCTACGATTGGCATTATCTTTGAATTTGCCCTATTACCTCAACTTCCTTACGAACCTTGGGATCAGAAATTACAAGCAATTTGTACAGAAAATGAAATCATAAGCATATCTACTTAAGCTTATCTATTAAGATTTATGAAGTTGCTTAGCAACTCAGAATGGTTTTGTTAATATGAATGATAACTATTCTTAAACTGTAGATTAACGGGTAAAAAATAGATTAATTTATACAGAAATTAGTAGTAAATCGAGGGATCTAAAAAAATTATGAAACATTTTAGAGATGAATGGATACAAGAATGGTGTGAAGAAAATGGATGGACAGATTTATTTAGGGAACGTTACAATCATTATTGGGCATTTCCTCCAGGTGCAGTGATGCCTGAACCCATTCCCTCTGAAGTATTACGATTCATTAAAGCAACAAAAGGCTTTTGCGCGGAAGAAAGAACCTGGTTAATTTCAGCTATTTTAGTCTCAATTATATCCGTTGTGTTGAGTTATTTCTTCAAAAATCCTATGCCCATTGTCTTTGCTTTTGCTTTTGCTGCTGTTACTTCGGCTAAGTTAGAAGTCGAAGAGATTTAAAAATAATTAATTATCTTAAATTATTCTCAAAATTCCTAACTACATACTAAGGTCTATCAGAGTCAAAATATTGTTGTAGATTAGACTTATTTTGTTCTCTATCAGACTCAAAATATTTCTGAATATTCTGTTTATTCTCCTCTTCTTTAGGCGGTTTCTCTTCAGCAGGTTTAGGAGGAATATGGGGGATCACTAAAGAAGGTTCTGAACCCTCTTGGTTAGTAGGTTCTTTGGGTTCTGACACTTGGGGAGGTGGTTCAACTGGAATAGGAACAACTTTAGTGGGTTCTGGAATAGGGGTTGAAGTCGGAGAAGGGGAAGCTTTTGGAGTAGGGGAAGGTTGTACGGTTGAGTTAGGAGAAGGTTCTAGAGTTGGGGTAGGAGTTGCTTCTAGTGTGGGGGAAGGTTCTAAAGTTGGGGTAGGAGTCGCTTCTAAAGTAGGAGATGACTGCGATCCTGGAGAACGCCTAACTGGTCGCCGAAGTGTCGGTCTGGGCTGGGAAAACTCTGGTTGAGAATTTTCTGGAACTTCTGGAGACTCAGGTGAAACCGAAGGGGAAGAAGTCGGTTGCGATCGCTCTTTCGTCCCTAACATGATCCCTAACATTAACCCTCCAATGATAGCACTGGCTGCCAAAAATGAACCTAAGGCTAACAAGGCCCAAGGGGTGTCTGTCTCTGTTTCTGTTGCTTCTGCTGGTAAGTTGGTAGGGATGGGAGTGTGGGTAGAACTTCTAGATAGAGATAAATTTTGTTGTCCAATGGCTATGGTAGCTGCCGTGGGAATAGTATGGGGAACCTGCAAAGCCTCTAACATTTCTTTAGCAGTAGAAAAGCGATCGCGAGGATGAAAACGAACCGCGCGATCAATGACGTTTCCCACATTAGACTGAATATCTGGGGCTTCTTTTCGCCATAACACCTCCCCAGTATTGGGATCAGTGGCTAAATATTGGGGGGTTTTTCCTGTGAGTAAAAACACCATGGTCAGTCCCAAACTATACAAGTCACTTGAATTTAGAGGACGACCGGCTGCTTGTTCGGAAGCCATGTAACCAGGGGTTCCCAGTCCGACAGAATAAGGCGTATTCCCATCCCCATGAATCATGGTAGCGACCGTTTCTTTAACAATACCAAAATCAATTAAAACAGGTTTTTTATCGTGACTGCGAATAATAATGTTATCTGGTTTAATATCACGGTGAATAATACGACGACTGTGGATATAGTCAAGAACGGGTAAAATACCTATTAATATCTCTCTAACTTGATTAGGTGACAAATTGCCTTGTCGTTGATGAATTTGGGTTAAGGTTTCTCCTTCGATCCATTCTTGTACTAAATAAAAATCTCCTCCTTCGGAAAAATAAGCGTATAATGTGGGAATTTGAGGATGTTTTTCCCCTAATTCTTCCAAAATAGCTGCTTCTTTGGCAAATCGTTCCTTTAACCAATCAGGAATAACAGGAGACTGAACCGCCGGTTTCAGTTGTTTGATCACACATTTTCTTTCTGAGGGCATATGGGTGTCAATGGCGAGAAATGTCTCCCCAAACCCCCCTTTTCCCAAGGTTTCAATGACTTGATAACGATTATTTAGTAATAATGACACGGTACCCCCTTTATTGCCCTAGTCAGACAATCAAGCTTTATTGTAGCTAATCCTCATCCGTAACTTGAGACTCATTTTCTCAATGTCAGCGAACTATTGTTTGCGGTAGTCCCATTAAAAACAGTGATCCTGGTTGAAAATATTAGCATTCTCAACACAAGGGACAATTTCACCGAATAAACTTGCCCACAAATATATGATTATTGTTTTACAGCGATTTTCAATTGAGTGGAAAATCTAGAAATCTAACTCCTGCCTCCTGCCTCAAAGCTAAATAGTTTATATTTTATGCAAATGAAAACTGGTGTTAGTTTTGAGACTCAACTATTTTTTAGCAATCACCCAAACGGCGTGAACAATACCAGGAATATAACCCAATAACGTTAACAAAATATTGATCCAGAACTGGGGTCCAATACCCACTTGTAGAAAAACACCCAGTGGAGGAAGGATAATGGCACAAATAATCCGAACGACATCCATATTTTTTCTTAGGTATATATACACTTGTGATTATTCATGAAACCAATTAGCTTGTCAAGATCATAATGTTAACTCTTTACTAGGGAAAAATTGTAATTTCAATAACAAATCATCAGTGATTTTCCTAATTGCCACATAAAAAATGAGTGTAGATAATTGGATTATCTCCAATAATAATAATAATATTGATTATGTCCTATTCACTATCTCCTCAAGAAAAGTCCAATACAACTTTATTTTCTTTATGTAATCAACGGAAACATCAACGGTATTATAATAGTCAAGGATCTTCGGTTGAACTACTGATTGATGGGCAAGAGATCAAACAATCTTTAAAAGGAATGATTATTGATGATTCTTTTAGTGGTTGTGGGTTAATTATTATCGGTGAGGAAAAGTTACATATTGGTCAATTATGTCGTTTAAGAATAAAGGGTATTGATTCCATTTTATGTCAAATTATTTGGTTAAGAAGATTAGAAAAATCCATTACTAGGATAGGCGTTAAATATTTGATTAAATCCGAGTAATTATGATTAATTAACTAAACAATAGAAAAGATAAATTTTTGAATATTTAAAATAAGCGAATTGAAAAAACTTGATTCATCCCTAAAGTTCTATAATTTAGGGATGAATAGCAACATGAGGATCAATGTAATCTCAGAAGGAGAAGGAGATATCCCTATTTACTTTAACGATTCTTATCGTCCAACAATCCTAATAATGGACCTAAGATAAATCCAAACACAAATCCTCCTGCATGGGCCCAATAAGCCACACCACCGCCTTCCATTCCTACATTAGTTTGAACATTTAAACTCGCAAAACCATAAATAGCTTGTTGCAAAAACCAAAATCCTAAAAAGAAGACTGCCGGAATTCTAATCGTTGTAATAAAAATTCCTAGAGGAATTAAGGTTAACACTTGCGCTTGGGGAAACCGTAAAATGTAAGCCCCCATCACCCCTGCGATCGCCCCACTAGCCCCCAAAGAAGGAACCTCAGAATAAGGGGCAAAATACCATTGACTTAAACCAGCTAATACCCCACAAGTGAGATAGAAAATCAAGTATTTAACATGACCTAATTTATCTTCAACGTTATTACCAAAAATCCACAAAAACAACATATTGCCTGCAATATGTAAAAAACCTGCGTGAAGAAATTGAGACGTAAATAAGGTCATCCATTCAGGAATGGGATGATAAAAATCGACTCCACTAAACCCTGCGGTTAATTGTTTAGGGACAATGGCATAATATTGAAAAAATTGCGATAGTTCCTCCGAACTTAAACTCAGTTCTTTGAAAAAAACTAAAACGTTAAGAATAATCAATCCATAAGTAACATAAGCTGTTCTTTGTGTGGGATTATTATCATTTAAAGGAACCATATTTGAGAATTTAGAATTTAGAATTTAGAAGTCAAAAATAAAATGATTAATTTTTTGACCCCAACTTAGCTTAACATTTCATTTGTGCTAGTTTCTAGGGAACAAAAAAAATCTCCCTAGACAAGCTAGAGAGAAGATTGTGAAAGTGAACTAAATTGCCTCTAAGGTTGGATTTAGAAGTAGATTGATCCACCCCAATAAGAATCTAATTTTGGTGCCACTAAAATATAACCAGACACATCATAAAGATCGTCTTCGGTGAAGTCTCTTAATTCTGGATAGATATCAGGGCGACTAACATTAACGTGTAATTCTGTATAGTCGTCTTCTCCGTCGTAACTGGTGGGATATTTTAAATAATCAACCAAACCTAATACATTATCACGGGGAGGTTCAGCCAGGGATAAGTCTTCTAATCCCAAACTAACATTATTATTGGTCTTAGTTTTTCCTTGTAAGTGACATTGGGTACATTCACGAATGAATAGTCTTTGACCATTTGTGATCTGTTCACTGGTTAGGGTGATTGTTTCCCCTTCTTCGTTTAAAGGAACTGTCCGAGTTTCCTCGGTTAATTCTAAGGCATTGGCGTTATGGATGGGAAATTGTAAAAAGAAAAAGATAGCAGCGATCGCCATCAGAATGAATCGTTTCACCATTGTTCTCCTGCAAATTATGATTTTGTGGGTATATTAATCTTTGCACGCATTACGGCAATATCAACGATACCATAATTCCTGATCCTTAAACTTCCCTTCTCTGGGGGGAATGGGGGATTTTTTCAGGGATAAAAATCGATTCTCTCCCCTAAGCAAACTTCATAATTCTTAAAAGAAACTTCTCATAAATGTCGGCTACTTGTGTCATTAATGGTTGGGAAAGGCCAGAAAAGACACCCATGTTAAAACTCTATCATTTGCCGATTTCCTTTAATTCTCGTCGTGTTTGGATTGCTTTACTGGAAAAAGGATTATCGTTTGAGTTAATTCCCATGAAACTCAACGGCGATCAACTAACTCCAGAATTTTTAGCCCTTAACCCTTTTCATCACATCCCTGTCCTGGTGGATGAAGCGTTTAGCCTCTTTGAATCCCTGGCTATCTTAGATTATCTCGAAGCGAAATATCCCACCCCTTCCCTAGTTCCTAGCGACCCCCAAGGATTAGGGACAGTTAAGATGATTAACTTAGTGACCCTGAATGAATTATTACCAGCAACAACCCCATTAATTCAGCATAGTATGGGATTTATTACCCTAGACGAACAGAGGATAGCCAACACTAAAGAAAAAGTTGCTGTCGTTCTCAACTTTTTTGAGACATCTCTCGGCGATCGCTCCTATATAGTTGGCAATACCTTAACGTTGGCTGACATTGTAGCAGGAACAATGGTGGGGTTTCTGCCTCAGATGGGTGTTTCTTTATCTGCCTATCCTCAATTAACCGCTTGGACAAAGCAATTAAGTCAACGGGAAAGTTGGCAACAAACGGAACCCCAACCAGAAGAAATTGACAAATTTCGAGAAACCATGAAGAAATTAATGGCTCAACGTGGTTCTTAAGCTAGAGAGTGATTATATACTCTTTTCCCTGATCTTCTTACCTCCTTACTGGTTTTTTGTTTCTAGTCTCGGATTAAAGTTCTTATGTATTGTTAACGAATTTCTGCAATAATTTAAGGTGGACTTTGTAGACGACTTAACTCTCTCGATGGAGGGAAAAGAAAATTTTAGTAATCTGCTTGTCTAAAACACGGTTGCCATCATATTCTTTTAAAACGTACAACCTGTAATTATCGCTGAGATTGACTTCTCAACCTATCAACTAACCTAGATCCATCCATCAATCGTTATGACACAAGTATCTGGTTCATCCGATGTCCCCGATATGGGGCGTCGCCAATTTATGAACTTACTCACCTTTGGAACCATCACCGGAGTCGCTGCTGGTGCTTTGTATCCTGTGGTGAAGTATTTTATCCCCCCTTCGAGTGGTGGTGCCGGCGGTGGTATTACTGCTAAAGATGCCCTCGGTAATGACATTATGGCTAGTAACTTTCTGGCTACTCATAATGGAGGCGATCGCGTTTTAGCTCAAGGGTTAAAAGGTGATCCCACTTACCTCGTGGTAGAAGGAGAAAATGCTATCGCTGACTACGGTATCAACGCCGTTTGTACTCACTTAGGCTGTGTAGTTCCTTGGAACGCCAGCGAAGACAAGTTTATCTGTCCCTGTCATGGTTCTCAATACAATGCTCAGGGTAAAGTGGTAAGAGGTCCTGCCCCTCTGTCTTTGGCTTTAGCCCATGTTAATGTGAGCGAAGACGATAAAGTGGTGTTCAGCGAATGGACCGAAACTGACTTTCGCACCGAACAAGATCCCTGGTGGGCTTAATTTCAGTGAATAGTGAACAGTAACCACTCAATTGAACGGGTCACTGGTAACCGATAACTGATAACGAATTAACTCCCCTTTACTGTTTAAGAATTACATAAATTTGACTGAGCAATGAGAATATCCGATTTTTCGGCAATTTGGTCTAAGGGTAAGCAAATTTTACTGCGATCGCTCTTGATCGTTGCAGCAACAGTTGCCTTATTCATAGGTAACGTACAAAGTGCTAATGCTTATCCTTTCTGGGCCCAAGAAACTGCCCCAGAAACCCCTAGAGAAGCGACAGGGCGAATTGTTTGCGCTAACTGTCACTTAGCAGAAAAAGCTGCTGAAGTAGAAATTCCTCAATCTGTTTTACCTGATACAGTATTTAAGGCTGTAGTAAAAATTCCTTACGATCTCGACTCCCAACAAGTTCTAGGAGATGGATCAAAAGGTGGCCTCAATGTGGGGGCTGTTTTAATGTTACCTGAAGGGTTTAAAATTGCTCCCGATGAGCGCATTCCTGAAGAAATAAAAGAAGAGATGGGTAGTGTCTACTTCCAGTCCTACAGCGAAGGTCAAGACAATGTGGTTCTCGTCGGTCCTTTACCTGGAGAACAATATCAAGAGATTATTTTCCCTATCTTATCTCCAGATCCCTCTAAGGATAAAAATGTTAACTTCGGTAAGTATCAAGTTCACTTAGGGGCTAACCGTGGCCGGGGTCAAATTTATCCCACAGGACAACCTAGCAATAATAACGTCTTCAAAGCCTCTAACGCTGGTACTATTAGCAAAATTACCGATCAAGAAGATGGTAGCTACATTGTCACTATTGCGACGGCAGAAGGAGATGTAGACGAAACGATCCCCGCAGGCCCTCAATTGATGGTTTCTGAAGGCATGGAAGTTGAAGCAGGACAAGCTTTAACCAATAATCCTAATGTGGGTGGTTTTGGACAAAAAGACACAGAAGTGGTTCTCCAAAGTCCTGGCCGCATTAAAGGATTAATTCTCTTCTTAGCTGGTATCATGTTAGCCCAAATTCTCTTAGTGATTAAGAAGAAACAAGTGGAACGAGTACAGGCTGCTGAAATGAACTTTTAATTAAGTTGGTTTAACCTTAGTGTTACTCTTCTAGTTGTAACAGACAGGTTTCCCCCTGTCTGTTCTTTTTATGCTTTAATAGTGATAATGATTCTTATTGTCGTTGTAGCCTTAATCTATGAAATCTTCTCAGAAGTGGTTATCAATGCTCCTTTTGACTACAATCCTAGGGATGAATAGTATCACAGGATGTAGTTCAAGCAATCCTGTCGACTCTGGGATTAATAAGAGTGACAATCAAGAACAAAGCAACAGTCAAGATCAATTAGACATTACGGTGAGTATCATTCCCCAGAAATATTTTGTTAAGAAAATTGGGGGCGATCTCGTTAGGGTGAATGTCATGGTAGAACAAGGGGTACTCCCTCATACCTATGAACCCAAACCTCAACAATTACAAGCGTTAAGTGAAGCGGAGGCTTATATTGGTATTGGGATTCCTTTTGAAACCGCATGGATGGATCGCATTAAGGAAGCAAACCCGAAAATGTTGATGGTTGACTCAACACAAGGAATTGATCGATTAACTATGATAGCCCATGATCACCATGAAGAAGAAGATCATGGTCACCATGAGGAAGAAACCACCCTTGATCCCCATGTTTGGTTATCTCCAAGATTGGTAAAAATTCAAGCACAAAAAATTTATGAAACTTTAGTGAAACTTGATCCGAAACATCAGGAAACATATCAAACTAATCTCAATAGTTTTTTACAAGAAATTGAGGAATTAGACCATCAAGTTAGGAATAACTTAGCTAACTTAAAACAACGTAAATTTATTGTTTTTCATCCAGCTTGGGGTTATTTTGCCGAGGAATATAACTTAACGCAAGTACCCATTGAAGTGGGGGGACAAGAACCTAGCGCATCAGAGTTAGGAGACTTAATAAAAGAAGCTAAAAAAGAGAATATAAAAGTTATATTTGCTCAACCAGAATTAAGTAGTCAAGCTGCCAAAACCATTGCTAAAGAAATTAACGGAGAAGTCTTATTAATTAGTCCTACTGCTGCTGATTGGTCTAACAACTTACTAGAAGTTTCTCAAACCTTTGCCAAAGTGTTAAAAGAAGAAAATAATCAATAGTATAAATTTATGAAAACTGAAGTCATTAATCTTAGTCATGTTTGGGCAAAATATAATCATAGAAATCCTATTTTAGAAGACATTAACTTGACTATTTATGAAGGGGATTTTGTCGGATTAATTGGTCCCAATGGAGGAGGTAAAACAACTTTATTTAAAGTGTTATTAGGACTGATAAAACCCTATCAAGGAACTGTAAAAATTTTAGGTAATACTGTTAGTAAAGGAAGACGTTATATCGGTTATGTTCCTCAATTGGTAGAATTAGATCGAGAGTTCCCTGTGCGTGTCGCTGATGTTGTACGGATGGGAAGACTCGGAAAACGGCGATTATTGCAGCGTTATACCCCTCAAGATGAAATTATCGTCAATCGTACCTTAGAACAGGTAGGAATGATAGAATTACGCAATCGCCCTATTGCTGAATTATCCGGTGGCCAACGTCAACGAGTCTATATTGCGCGAGCATTGGCATCAGAACCCCGTATACTATTATTAGACGAACCAACGGCTAGTGTTGATCCCCAACGACAAACCAGCATTTACGAGTTATTGAAAGAATTAAATCAATTGATTACTATTGTTATGATTTCTCATGATATTGGGGCAATTTCAGCTTATGTCAAAACCGTAGGATGTCTTAACCATCGCCTCTTTTTTCATGGTGATCCTCCTCTGAGTACCGAAACAATAGAACAAACTTATCAATGTCCTGTGGATTTGATCGCACATGGGGTTCCTCATCGGGTCCTTTCTAACCATGATTGTCCCTTACATTATCATGAATAATTGATATGTTATAGGAGGTAATATAAAAATGAATTTGAGTATTATTAATGTTAGAAACACTTTGGGAATCATTACAATTTGATTTCATGAGAAATGCTCTTTTTGCAGGGATATTAGTTAGTATTGCTTGTGGAATTATTGGCACGTTTGTTGTCATTAATCGCATTGTTTTTATTAGTGGAGGTATTGCTCACGCTGCGTATGGTGGTATTGGCTTAGGATATTTTTTTAAGATTAATCCTATTTTTGGAGCAATTTTTTTTGCTTTACTTTCTGCTTTAGGTATGGGTTTAGTAGTGAGAAAAACAGAACAAAGGGCTGACAGTTTGATAGGGGTAATGTGGGCTGTAGGGATGGCGATCGGTATTATTTTAATTGATTTAACGCCAGGATATAAAGCGGATTTAATGAGTTATTTATTTGGGAGTATTTTAACCGTTTCTCAAGAAAATTTAATGATCATGTTGGTTTTAGATGTCATTATTGTGTTGGTTGTTAGTTTATTTTATAAAGAATTTTTAGCCATTTCTTTTGACCCCACCTTTGCTATGACTCGTAATGTTCCTGTGGATAGTTTATATTTATTATTAGTCGGTGCGATCGCTTTAACGGTGGTGATGGTAATGCAGGTTGTGGGGTTAATATTAGTGATTGCATTGTTGACTATTCCGGCTGCGATCGCTGGTCAATTTTTGAAAGACATAAAATATATTATGTTAGTTTCTATTGTATTGGGGATGTTATTTACAACGGTAGGATTAATGATATCTTATTTCTTTAACGTAACATCTGGGGCGACTATTATTTTAGTTTCTGGGACTGCTTATTTAATTAGTTTAGGGGTAAAAACCTTACAAATTTAGTTTTATTTACCTTGTGCTATAGTTCACCAGAAGGTATAAAACAAGGAAGACAAGAAGGTAAATTAGCTGCTAAAATTGCCTCTATTCCTCGGTTAGTCACATTAGAATTAAGTGTAGAACAAATTGCTCAAGCATTATAGTTAGAGATTGAACAAGTTAGAAACATTGTTAAACTAATTAATAAGCAATCTTGAAGAGATCCGCACTTACTTCGTTTCTCTCCTAGTCCGCAGTGCGCCTATTATAATTGACAAAATACTGTGAAAACTGACAGCATTTTTTATCAACTGTTTCAAACGTTTTTACAAATTGCCATTAATTAGTCGTCAGGAGATAGAAAAAATGTTTAGTTTAAGTGATCTTAGAGAAACCAAAGTGTATCAAGAAGCATTAGAAGAAGGAATAGAAAAAGGGATAGAACAGGGAATAGAACAAGGAAGACAAGAGGGAGAGTTAGCGGCTAAAATTGCCTCTATTCCTCGCTTAGTCGCATTAGGTTTAACTATAGAACAAATTGCTCAAGCATTAGAATTAGACATTGAACAAGTTAGTAACATTGTCGAATCTAATAAATAAGTGAATGCCGATTTCTTGAATAGTTAACAATTAATATTATTCTAATTCCGAACTCCGAACCCTGAACTCCCGTTAATAAACATTCGTTACAAATGCTATAACACCGGCCACCCCCAATGATACGCTAAACAATGCACGCTTATTACTGGGGAAGCCATAATGACAGGAGCTAACGATACACCCTATCTCCTTCGTGCTGCACGAGGAGAAATCTTAGATCGTCCACCAGTTTGGATGATGCGACAAGCTGGACGCTACATGAAAGTATATCGGGATTTACGGGATAAATACCCCAGTTTTCGTGAAAGATCCGAAAATCCTGACCTTGCCATCGAAATTTCTCTGCAACCTTGGCGAGCATTTCAACCGGATGGGGTCATTATGTTCTCTGATATTTTAACCCCGTTACCTGGGATGGGTATACCTTTCGATATTGTCGAAAGCAAAGGGCCCGTTATTGATCCACCCATTCGCACTAAAGAACAAGTGGATAACTTACGTCCTTTAGATCCAGAAGAATCCTTACC from Crocosphaera subtropica ATCC 51142 includes these protein-coding regions:
- a CDS encoding metal ABC transporter permease, with product MLETLWESLQFDFMRNALFAGILVSIACGIIGTFVVINRIVFISGGIAHAAYGGIGLGYFFKINPIFGAIFFALLSALGMGLVVRKTEQRADSLIGVMWAVGMAIGIILIDLTPGYKADLMSYLFGSILTVSQENLMIMLVLDVIIVLVVSLFYKEFLAISFDPTFAMTRNVPVDSLYLLLVGAIALTVVMVMQVVGLILVIALLTIPAAIAGQFLKDIKYIMLVSIVLGMLFTTVGLMISYFFNVTSGATIILVSGTAYLISLGVKTLQI